Below is a window of Musa acuminata AAA Group cultivar baxijiao chromosome BXJ3-11, Cavendish_Baxijiao_AAA, whole genome shotgun sequence DNA.
GACAAATTACTGCACAAGTTTGTCGGTGCCTAAGGAGGTAAGCTTGTGTGGCAAAGAATTTTCGTTAGCCTCGTTGGGGGACGGTGAACTTGGCTAATTTTCTCACATTCagttacaaattttttttttttgggtctctTTTCCAGATATATACTTCATCTTGAGAGTTGCATGATCTATGTCGACACGACACTTGAGTCCAGAGTTCATGGGCAGAGAGTTCCTGGGCAGTGATGTATGCATCTTCATTCCGTTTTTGAGAAACGAAGAATTAGAGTCATTTTGTTGCTGTATATTttgaaggaaaaagaaagaaagaaagaagattgTTGTGCATTAATGGATATTTATTTGGTTTTTGTTTTAGATGACAACTATTTGTTTGGAGGTTGCTAAATCAGATTTTGATTGTACGAGGTGAAAATTCATTCAGATataatttgattctttttttAGTCGGTCTCGAGCCAAGTTTTATGAATTCGATCCAAATCCTGTAAGATTGTATAGAGACATTCTCGACAATGCCCTTATGATGCTAAGTTGTATATACGGATAAAGTTGTAAACAAGGTATTCGATGTAATGCTCTTATATGTCTTTGTCTTTagttttgttcatgttttgctAAAGGGTTTGCAGTAGGCTTGACGGTTTTATTTTGATTAGCTTTTGTggttgttttaggcttgtaaatacatGTTGTGTGTAGTCATcgcgtagagataaaattatctaGAAACAGGCTATCCAAGCAATTATTATGGGAATTCTCTGGTTTCGTAGAGTGGTGTGGAGTGTTAGCCAGAACAATACCTAGGAGCTACCCAAGTGGCATAAGGTTGGATGGGCTTTTGAGTAGTACTTAGGGTTAGTTTGTTGCTTTATTCTGCAATAGTGTCGTGTGGGCACTTATGAGGATTTTTGGTTGTGGTGGACTACTTTAAACCCTTTGTTTGgtgattgttcagagcttgtgaagtttatgtttataatttgtattgtctatcaagtgtttgctgaaatggttaTTTGTGAATCCCGAGTTAAATTCTTTCTCCGAttctatcttttcttttgtatgtcCTTAAGGAACCATAAGAGGTTTTAGAGATATTGATCCTTTGTAAATGAATACGCAGGAGTATTGTATTGTCacaaacggtcatcgcgcacttgTAACAACTTCGTTTAACAAATCGTTCGTCGCTTTTATATGTTCGAACAAGTTACAGCGCACAGTGCGATCGCTCACTGTGCTGGGCCAAAAAGCCATAAAATGGTTTTGTTTTCGTGTGCCACAGGCTGTTTTTTACAGCTCGCTGCATCGCAcgaaatgtcaaccatctcagcaccctggaaccccctaggtggcatagggctgggtgGAGCTTCGGTATATAGTTGggcattgaaaaatcttcacaagttcgcacgttgacttAATGGGAACTTGCTTtcacgcccggcacccggtgagcaattgtctgtggacttgcaactgttcgttctaccttctaaagtcattATTTTCCTCCATCCTCTCTTTTCTCATATGCACacgaggtgcttgctgaattgcttgtaaagcttcccttttttcaaaatgtcgggacttgtccgtcgctcgttttcaatctaatcaattttttgttttataggtcctttgggacctgtacgaggttgcaactaggctaaaCCTTTgtggacgcatatgtcgcaaggatgcctcaagacttaggcaatcccagctaagtccgagaagttggcgcaagggtgcgtcgcaacttaggcaacttaagctaagttcgcgtcttggccgcaatggtgccttacgacttaggcattccagttaagtccgtgacagtatgaCTTAAGCAAAATTAACTAAGTTCATGACAAATGGTATTAGAGCATGTTAAATATACTGaataacacttgacatgcaaataaAGGAGATTTAGCGGGGTTACGTTAAGGGCAACCAATACGCATGACCATATGGGAGAAATAAGCATTGAGATATAAAGAAAGGAATCATTCAAAGGAGTAAGATTTGAGATTGACATTTAAAGGAATGATCAATCTTCTATACAAGAGACATGACAAGCGAGCCGGGAAGCGAGCCGGGAAGAACGCAAGCAAAGCACACGAAGAATCATTTCattctttaaaatttttatatttttaattcccATCGACTGTTTTCATGAATCCTCGATCGGTGTGCTCGATGATGACGGCAGGCATAGGTCGAACTCTTTAGAAATAccatataattaatattatttttcatacaaCGTAATTCCGTTGTAGTCTAGTTGGTTAGGATACTCGGCTCTCACCCGAGAGACCCGGGTTCGAGTCCCGGCAACGGAATGTTTGTTTTTGCcactatttttaaataaattatttaaaaaaattgaagaatttttcaaaataaataacattgatatataaaaaaaaaaagagcaacaACAGTGTACAACTCTCAATCCAATTCCCATCACACAATCAAATACAATATATAACAGGAAGACTAAAAGTTCCCTCAAAACACTTGCCTTGACAATatacatgttttgatttcatctgttattgtaagTTCAATCATTTTGTGAACCACAAAACCCACTCAAGTCACTCATAATGCCTGTGAAGTCAACACACCAATGCCACAAACCCAAATTCTTGAGCAGACCTGACGGAAATCTATACTCAGGTCTTCCGGTGCATGTCAACCGGGGTATCGGAATTTGTTGAGGTCTAGTGGAATGTCTTGCAGCATAGGGGTGCTCGATGGAAGTCCTCCCTTCCATCAGCAAAAAACTCTGTGGAAGAGTATATGTCAGCCCTCCTCCCTAAAGCCTGCAGCAGTTGCTCTTTGACATGTCTCAGTGCAAGAAGAACACACTGCACTGTGCTCTTCATCTCTGGCTCACCTACCTCTATTATGTCCAGCTGCTTGCTTACTGGAACCAGagccagcatgttgtcttcttgcCTCCCATCACTGCCAGTAAATTCAAGCTTCAAAAGATTAGCAAGAATCACACCCGGAAATAACTAGTAATTGTTCAAAACTAGGGATAAACCGGTTCACAAGACTCTTGCCGATGCGGGATACGCGATAATTTCTTacacatgattcctaattgtctaTATAGAATTTCTTTTGATTTAATATTGCTACTGAATAATAGATTCAGGATATCTAAAACTTTTACTTGTATGAACTTCTTGTTCATTCTTCTTGCCTATATCGCCAATCTCTACTTCCTACACTTGTCTGATCAAGCAAAATACCGGCACTTGTTTTTCCACTACTAATTACACCATAGTTGTGGACAACCAATTGGAATCAGACGTCAATGTACACAGGAATGGAAAAAGCAGACCAGCAAAACAGAGAAGTATATTTGTGGAAGAACATTGGATATCTTCCATAAGGTTCCTCCTCTACCCTGCCGAGCCTCAAACAATACCCAATCCGATAAGCTTTATGTACCAAAGGGAATCATAAAGACGAAACATACCTCATAGCAAAAGTAGTGCATTCTTTGGGACTAAAACCTTCATCTGCCTCAACAATGTTAAGCTCTTCCTGATACTGAGGTTTCATAGTCCAGCTTCCTTGCAGAGAGAGCAATCGATGATCCAGTTCCCCTGGCAGACTCCCCAAGACATCATCTCCAGGAAGGTCCTCTGATCCTAAAGAGCTCGGCATTGTTTTGGCATCACTTAGCAGACCACATTGTGCCGTATCACCTTCTAATCTCTGTTGGCCCAGGAAGGACTGTGAGGATGTGGAACTCACAGAGCTTAAAGGAATGTCCATTTGGCCCCTGCCATCCAAAAGCTTCAGAGACTGCAGTTTCTTCATGGCATGCTTCAGCTTCTTCTCTGCCCTGTTCATGCATTTGATCTCTTCAGCAAGCTTTCTTTCCAACTCTTCCAACTGTGACAACAACCAGTTACGCAAAGACAGTACAAAGAAAGATCAAAGCAAAAAGGACCTGGTGATGTTTCTGGCTGAGACACATATGGCACGTACCCTTTTGGCCAGTCTCTCAGCTTCCTCCTTGGCAGCCTTGGAGGCCACTCTCTCGGCCAGCAGCCTCCCTCTCAAACAGTGTATAGTCCTCAACCTGCCAACCTCCGTTTTCTCCATCACACCTCGCGTGATGCTAAAGAAAAAACGAAGCTACCGTCATCTTCTGCCACCGGCATTGCCTGTTCCATACAAGCAACATGCTGTCCGTTCGACTCAAACTCCACTTAGTCGAGTGACTTATAGTAGCAAATGGTGGGGGAAGGGAAGACAATTAATAACAGAGGTCAGGTAAGTAGGCCTGGGAGTGTCTTTTGCCCTTCCACGCTTAATCTGGGACCAGGAACATTTAAGAGACACAGGGCATATGTGCTTTACAGGACAAAGAGCTGTGTACTTTTTGGCTGAGGAACACACAAATCTACACAATCTTGGCCACAAAGGGTTCAGAGACCAGTGTGATCATGTGAGTAGAGTCCTGTAGTTTAATCCAAACTGGGATCAATATGCTTTAGTACTACTCAATTATCCACTTGCTCGCCCTCTGCTGCTGCTCTTTCATTACCATGCCATATTGCCACTTCTTTTTTCTCGAGCTCAAATGACAGGCAcaggaaatgaatcatgattagaATTGTTGGATGAGGATCTTACTTTACTGGCTTGGCTTGCGGTTGAAGCAAGGGGCCACATCCTCATCACATCCTCCTCCGGCAGCAGTTCATTCCACCTTCCTTTTTAACCTCTCAATCCTTGGCCTGGTGCTGAGCTCTGCAGTTACAGGGGATGGCGTTACCCGGAACAGTGCGACCATGATGTGGTCTCGGATCTAGTGGACCGGAAAGGCCGGACAAGGCCAGGTTGCAAAGGCAGTCTGCAGGAAGAAGCCATGAGACATGTTGTTCACGGGCTAGGATGGGACAGCAGCATGTGATCCTTGCAATGCAAAACCATCTcgcactagattgacaaagcaatGTCGTCGATGATAGTGCATTCAATTTGTCTTCGAGATACAGCCAAGATTCAAATGCTTGAACTTGGATGTGGAATGATCCGACAAAGTTGCAGCCGACGAGTTCTCACGTTAGCCCCCATTAGGCCACTACTGCATTACTACAAACAACATCCGTGCGTGCATTAATCTCCGCTCCATATAAGCAACTCGCCTCCTGATGAACTCGTCGCAGTTCTGCGTTCCATTTGCTATCGCTCGGCAATGAGAGTGCCAAGTTCATGAGGAAAAGGGAGGGCAGGCGAAAGGTAGGGTCACGGAGAACAGGGTGTAGCCCAGACGATGTGGCGATCCATCTACGAGGATGACTCGGTCATGCGCTGCTCCACAGACGCATCCTTCGCGTTCCATTCGATCGGAATGATCCTCTCGTTGTGCTTCGGTTCCTCGCTCCCTTCCGACGCCAAGGCAGAAGCAAGCGAAGCGTGAGCTCCATGTCCTGTTCCAGTCACGAGATGGTCGCcgccaccagcagcagcagcaacaacgctCGTGATATCCTCTGTTACTGCGTCGGGTCGGCGTGAGTCAACACGTTTCGTCTTCTGATAGAATGCCGCCGCGGGACCCGCCCTGCGGTGCTCTCGCCACCGCCCCAATCGTTTGTTCCCTCGACGCCTTCACCGAACGCCCAAACTTTGACCGGTCAACATCCAGTGGGGCCCGCCGGATGTGATTAAACGCTTACGTTTCGTCGATGCATGCATACGTACGCAGTCCTGCATTCCCTCTGTTCGAGTCTTCTCTGCTCTTCTCTCCCTCCTCTGTCAGTGCTTCTTCCCTGTGTACAATTTAATATAGGGGCTGAGCGAAGTAGCAGAGTCTTCCTGTGGGCTTGCGCCATCTCCGGAGGAACGAAGAAAGGATTGCACGAGCTCATGGAGGTGCCCAAAGCACATCACCAGGCAAACAACATGTAGCTCAACACTATTAATTGTTGTTGAAAGTGTCGCTCTCTTTCTTTGTGAATTAGCATGTAAGTTGTGAAGTGCTGAGGAAGTATCGCGGAATAAGGTAATCTTATTGGCATGCCTTTGATACACGATT
It encodes the following:
- the LOC135652576 gene encoding uncharacterized protein LOC135652576 isoform X1 translates to MEKTEVGRLRTIHCLRGRLLAERVASKAAKEEAERLAKRLEELERKLAEEIKCMNRAEKKLKHAMKKLQSLKLLDGRGQMDIPLSSVSSTSSQSFLGQQRLEGDTAQCGLLSDAKTMPSSLGSEDLPGDDVLGSLPGELDHRLLSLQGSWTMKPQYQEELNIVEADEGFSPKECTTFAMSDGRQEDNMLALVPVSKQLDIIEVGEPEMKSTVQCVLLALRHVKEQLLQALGRRADIYSSTEFFADGREDFHRAPLCCKTFH
- the LOC135652576 gene encoding uncharacterized protein LOC135652576 isoform X2, with translation MEKTEVGRLRTIHCLRGRLLAERVASKAAKEEAERLAKRVRAICVSARNITRAEKKLKHAMKKLQSLKLLDGRGQMDIPLSSVSSTSSQSFLGQQRLEGDTAQCGLLSDAKTMPSSLGSEDLPGDDVLGSLPGELDHRLLSLQGSWTMKPQYQEELNIVEADEGFSPKECTTFAMSDGRQEDNMLALVPVSKQLDIIEVGEPEMKSTVQCVLLALRHVKEQLLQALGRRADIYSSTEFFADGREDFHRAPLCCKTFH